From a single Arachis hypogaea cultivar Tifrunner chromosome 3, arahy.Tifrunner.gnm2.J5K5, whole genome shotgun sequence genomic region:
- the LOC112790430 gene encoding phenylacetaldehyde oxime monooxygenase CYP71AN24: MNFLLKQSAYYYEPNPTLCLTIFGFISIFLVLKITRRNYKPNNNKNLPPSPPKLPFIGNLHQFGTLPHRSFHELSNKHGPLMFLQLGQTPAIVVSSAEVAEEIIKKHDIAFSNKPQTTSGKIILYGCSDVVFAPYGEEWRQKRKICVLELLSLKRVKSFKYIREEEIMELVDTIRARKGFSINISELIIATSNNIVSRCVLGQKYDNPDGSGSFGELGRKMMRELAAFSVGDFFPFLGWLDFLTGQIQEFKATFHALDAFFDKVIEEHRRKMMKKEDVKKGQLDKMDFVDILLQVQKDGVHDFQLTNDNLKAILVDMFAGASDTTSTLLEWTLAELIKNPNTMKKVQEEVRKVVGCKSKIDEIDVNQMEYLKCVIKETLRLHPPAPFLTPRETLSDVKLKGFDIPSKTRVFINAWAIQRDPKIWKNPEEFIPERFEENQVDFLRQDFHYVPFGFGRRGCAGISLALASTEVILANLLYWFNWKLPNNSVGVTMKDIDMSETYGLTVTKKVPLYLEPTLYIIQ; this comes from the exons ATGAATTTTCTACTAAAACAATCGGCTTATTATTATGAGCCAAATCCAACTCTTTGCTTAACAATTTTTGGGTTCATAAGCATCTTTCTAGTGCTTAAGATCACAAGAAGAAATTACAagccaaataataataaaaatcttccaccatcaccaccaAAGCTTCCCTTCATTGGAAACCTTCATCAATTTGGAACACTGCCACACCGATCCTTCCATGAACTCTCAAACAAGCATGGCCCTCTCATGTTCCTTCAATTGGGACAAACACCAGCCATTGTGGTTTCTTCGGCCGAGGTGGCcgaagaaatcatcaagaaacaTGATATTGCTTTCTCCAACAAGCCCCAAACAACATCTGGAAAAATCATTCTCTATGGATGCTCCGATGTCGTTTTCGCACCCTATGGCGAAGAATggagacaaaaaagaaaaatttgtgtTCTCGAACTTTTAAGCCTCAAAAGAGTGAAGTCTTTTAAATACATTCGTGAAGAAGAGATTATGGAATTG GTTGATACCATACGTGCAAGGAAAGGATTTTCTATAAATATTAGTGAGTTGATAATTGCAACATCAAACAACATAGTGTCAAGATGTGTTCTTGGACAAAAGTATGATAATCCAGATGGTAGTGGCAGCTTTGGAGAGCTTGGAAGGAAGATGATGAGAGAATTGGCTGCTTTTAGTGTGGGAGATTTCTTCCCTTTCTTGGGTTGGCTTGATTTTCTCACTGGCCAAATACAAGAATTCAAGGCCACTTTTCATGCATTAGATGCTTTCTTTGATAAGGTGATTGAAGAACATAGGAGGAAAATGATGAAGAAAGAGGATGTTAAAAAGGGTCAATTAGACAAGATGGATTTTGTTGATATACTACTCCAAGTTCAAAAAGATGGTGTGCATGACTTTCAACTCACCAATGATAATCTCAAAGCAATCTTAGTG GACATGTTTGCTGGAGCGAGTGACACTACTTCAACACTTTTGGAATGGACATTAGCAGAACTGATTAAGAATCCAAACACCATGAAGAAAGTTCAAGAAGAAGTAAGAAAAGTTGTTGGGTGCAAATCAAAAATAGATGAAATTGATGTTAATCAAATGGAGTACCTAAAATGTGTAATAAAAGAGACTTTAAGGTTGCATCCACCAGCTCCTTTCTTAACACCTAGAGAAACCCTAAGTGATGTGAAGCTAAAAGGGTTTGATATTCCATCAAAAACAAGAGTATTTATAAATGCATGGGCAATTCAAAGGGACCCAAAAATTTGGAAGAACCCTGAAGAGTTCATTCCTGAAAGATTTGAGGAAAACCAAGTTGATTTTCTAAGACAAGATTTTCATTATGTCCCCTTTGGTtttggaaggagaggatgtgcTGGAATTTCATTGGCACTTGCTTCTACTGAAGTCATTCTTGCTAATCTCCTATATTGGTTTAATTGGAAACTACCTAATAATAGTGTAGGTGTGACTATGAAAGATATTGACATGAGTGAGACTTATGGGCTCACTGTAACCAAGAAAGTGCCACTATATCTTGAACCTACATTATACATTATACAATAA
- the LOC112776771 gene encoding phenylacetaldehyde oxime monooxygenase CYP71AN24-like has product MAFLQLQSILKQYSSYYYYYEQHYSTLYYLAIFGFITIFLVLNFTITKKGRKSNNLPPSPPKLPFIGNLHQLGTLPHRSFHELSKKHGPLMSLQLGQTPAIVVSSVDVAKEIIKNHDVVFSNRPQTTSERIIMYGCKDVAFAPYGDEWRQKRKICVLELLSLKRVRSFQSIREEEVAELVDSLRETCGSNKESCVNLSELIIATSNNIVSRCVLGQKYDNNPDGSGSFGELGRKMMRELAAFSVGDFFPFLGWLDFLTGQIQEFKATFHALDCFYDKVLEEHRRMIKKGNDDKKDFVDLLLQVQEDGVHHDFHLSNDNLKAILMDVFAGGGDTTSTLLEWTFAELIKNPKIMKKVQEEVRNVVGYKQKIDENDVNEMEYMKCVIKEILRLHPPAPLLIPRETLSDVKLKGYDIPSKTKVYLNAWTIQRDPEIWNNPEEFIPERFEKSQIDFMGQHLELIPFGFGRRGCAGISFAIASTEHILANLLCWFDWKLPNNNNNDDDDVGVTKMQDIDMCEIYGLTVCKKVPLHLQPKLYNHMGK; this is encoded by the exons ATGGCTTTTCTACAACTTCAATCAATACTAAAACAATAttcctcttattattattattatgagcaACATTACTCAACCCTTTACTACTTAGCCATTTTTGGCTTCATAACCATCTTTCTTGTGCTTAATTtcacaataacaaaaaaaggaCGAAAATCCAATAAtcttccaccatcaccaccaAAGCTACCATTCATTGGAAACCTTCATCAACTAGGAACATTGCCCCACCGTTCCTTCCATGAACTCTCAAAGAAGCATGGCCCTCTCATGTCCCTTCAACTTGGACAAACACCAGCCATTGTTGTTTCTTCGGTTGATGTGGCCAAAGAAATCATCAAAAACCATGATGTTGTTTTCTCCAACAGGCCCCAAACAACATCCGAGAGAATCATTATGTATGGATGCAAGGATGTTGCTTTTGCACCCTATGGTGACGAGTGgagacagaaaagaaaaatttgtgTTCTTGAGCTTCTAAGCCTTAAAAGAGTGCGATCCTTTCAATCCATTCGTGAAGAGGAGGTTGCCGAATTG gtTGATAGCTTACGTGAAACATGtggaagcaacaaagagtcatgTGTGAACCTTAGTGAGTTGATAATTGCAACATCAAACAACATAGTGTCAAGATGTGTTCTTGGACAAAAGTATGATAATAATCCAGATGGTAGTGGCAGCTTTGGAGAGCTTGGAAGGAAGATGATGAGAGAATTGGCTGCTTTTAGTGTGGGAGATTTCTTCCCTTTCTTGGGTTGGCTTGATTTTCTCACTGGCCAAATACAAGAATTCAAGGCCACTTTTCATGCATTAGATTGTTTCTATGATAAGGTACTTGAAGAACATAGGAGGATGATTAAGAAAGGAAATGATGATAAGAAAGACTTTGTTGATTTACTGCTTCAAGTTCAAGAGGATGGTGTGCATCATGATTTTCACCTCTCCAATGATAATCTCAAAGCAATCCTAATg GACGTGTTTGCCGGAGGTGGTGACACTACTTCAACACTTTTGGAGTGGACATTTGCAGAACTGATTAAGAATCCAAAGATCATGAAGAAAGTTCAAGAAGAAGTAAGAAATGTTGTTGGGTATAAACAAAAGATAGATGAAAATGATGTGAATGAAATGGAATACATGAAATGTGTGATCAAAGAAATTCTAAGATTGCATCCACCTGCTCCTTTATTAATACCCCGTGAAACCCTAAGTGATGTGAAGCTAAAAGGTTATGATATTCCATCAAAGACAAAGGTATATTTGAATGCATGGACAATTCAAAGAGACCCCGAAATTTGGAACAACCCTGAAGAGTTCATTCCTGAGAGATTTGAGAAAAGTCAAATTGATTTTATGGGTCAACATTTGGAACTTATACCCTTTGGTTTCGGAAGAAGGGGTTGTGCTGGAATTTCATTTGCAATTGCTTCCACTGAACATATTCTTGCTAATCTTCTATGTTGGTTTGATTGGAAGCtgcccaataataataataatgatgatgatgatgttggtgTCACTAAAATGCAAGACATTGATATGTGTGAGATTTATGGGCTCACTGTTTGCAAGAAAGTACCATTGCATCTTCAGCCTAAACTATACAATCATATGGGGaagtaa